From the genome of Streptomyces sp. NBC_01116, one region includes:
- a CDS encoding glycosyl hydrolase family 18 protein, which produces MSTDTPQRRSRFRWIPSVSGRSKVVAGLTALVVPLAAMVGLASPASAAASATATYTKKSDWGSGFEGQWTVKNTGTTALSSWTVEWDFPSGTTAGSAWDATLTSSGGHYTAKNLSWNGSVAPGASISFGFNGTGSGSPTGCKLNGASCDGGSVPGDNAPSAPGTPTTSDVTDTSVKLSWSAATDDKGIKNYDVLRDGAKIATVTGTTYTNTGLTAGTDYSYAVQARDTADQTGPASGAVSVRTTGGGGGQPGGDKVNLGYFTNWGVYGRNYHVKNLVTSGSAAKITHINYAFGNVQNGKCTIGDSYADYDKAYTADQSVDGVADTWDQPLRGNFNQLRKLKAKYPHIKILWSFGGWTWSGGFGQAVQNPAAFAQSCYDLVEDPRWADVFDGIDLDWEYPNACGLTCDTSGPAALKTMADAMRAKFGTKNLVTAAITADGSNGGKIDAADYGGASQSFDWYNVMTYDFFGAWAAKGPTAPHSPLTPYTGIPQAGFSSSEAIAKLKAKGVPAKKLLLGIGFYGRGWTGVTQSAPGGTATGAAPGTYEAGNEDYKVLKNTCPSTGTIAGTAYAHCGTNWWSYDTPATIGTKMTWAKNQGLGGAFFWEFSGDTTNGELVNAIKSGLQ; this is translated from the coding sequence TTGAGCACTGATACCCCCCAACGTCGATCCAGATTCAGATGGATCCCGTCCGTGAGCGGCCGTTCCAAGGTCGTCGCGGGCCTGACCGCACTGGTCGTGCCGCTCGCCGCGATGGTGGGCCTCGCCTCCCCCGCCTCGGCAGCCGCGTCGGCCACGGCGACGTACACCAAGAAGTCGGACTGGGGCAGCGGCTTCGAGGGCCAGTGGACGGTGAAGAACACCGGCACCACCGCGCTCTCCTCCTGGACCGTCGAGTGGGACTTCCCCTCGGGCACCACGGCCGGCTCCGCCTGGGACGCCACCCTCACCAGCAGCGGCGGCCACTACACCGCCAAGAACCTTTCCTGGAACGGGTCCGTGGCGCCCGGCGCCAGCATCAGCTTCGGCTTCAACGGCACCGGCTCCGGCTCCCCCACGGGCTGCAAGCTGAACGGCGCCTCCTGTGACGGTGGCAGCGTCCCCGGCGACAACGCCCCCTCGGCGCCCGGCACCCCGACCACCAGCGATGTCACCGACACCTCGGTCAAGCTCAGTTGGAGCGCGGCGACCGACGACAAGGGCATCAAGAACTACGACGTCCTGCGGGACGGCGCGAAGATCGCCACGGTCACCGGCACCACGTACACCAACACCGGTCTGACCGCCGGCACCGACTACTCCTACGCCGTGCAGGCCCGGGACACCGCCGACCAGACGGGCCCGGCCTCCGGCGCCGTCTCCGTGCGGACCACCGGCGGCGGTGGCGGACAGCCCGGCGGCGACAAGGTCAACCTGGGTTACTTCACCAACTGGGGCGTCTACGGGCGCAACTACCACGTCAAGAACCTGGTGACGTCCGGCTCGGCCGCGAAGATCACGCACATCAACTACGCCTTCGGCAACGTGCAGAACGGCAAGTGCACCATCGGTGACTCGTACGCCGACTACGACAAGGCGTACACCGCCGACCAGTCCGTCGACGGCGTCGCCGACACCTGGGACCAGCCCCTGCGCGGCAACTTCAACCAGCTGCGCAAGCTGAAGGCCAAGTACCCGCACATCAAGATCCTCTGGTCGTTCGGCGGCTGGACCTGGTCCGGCGGCTTCGGCCAGGCCGTGCAGAACCCCGCCGCCTTCGCCCAGTCCTGCTACGACCTGGTCGAGGACCCCCGCTGGGCCGATGTCTTCGACGGCATCGACCTCGACTGGGAGTACCCCAACGCCTGTGGTCTGACCTGTGACACCAGCGGTCCGGCCGCGCTGAAGACCATGGCCGACGCCATGCGGGCGAAGTTCGGCACGAAGAACCTGGTCACCGCCGCCATCACCGCGGACGGCTCCAACGGCGGCAAGATCGACGCTGCCGACTACGGCGGCGCCTCCCAGTCCTTCGACTGGTACAACGTGATGACGTACGACTTCTTCGGCGCCTGGGCGGCCAAGGGCCCGACGGCCCCGCACTCGCCGCTGACCCCGTACACCGGCATCCCGCAGGCCGGCTTCTCCTCCTCCGAGGCCATCGCCAAGCTGAAGGCCAAGGGTGTCCCGGCCAAGAAGCTGCTGCTCGGCATCGGCTTCTACGGCCGCGGCTGGACCGGCGTCACCCAGTCCGCCCCCGGCGGCACGGCGACCGGCGCGGCCCCGGGCACGTACGAGGCGGGCAACGAGGACTACAAGGTCCTGAAGAACACCTGCCCGTCCACCGGCACCATCGCCGGCACCGCCTACGCGCACTGCGGCACCAACTGGTGGAGCTACGACACCCCGGCCACCATCGGCACCAAGATGACCTGGGCGAAGAACCAGGGCCTCGGCGGCGCGTTCTTCTGGGAGTTCTCCGGTGACACCACCAACGGTGAACTGGTGAACGCCATCAAGAGCGGCCTCCAGTAG
- a CDS encoding F0F1 ATP synthase subunit epsilon yields MAAELHVELVAADRSVWSGEATLVVARTTSGDIGVMPGHQPLLGVLESGPVTIRTSEGGTVIAAVHGGFISFADDKLSLLAEIAELADEIDVERAERALELAKSDADAAAQRRADVRLRAVAVR; encoded by the coding sequence TTGGCTGCTGAGCTGCATGTCGAGCTGGTCGCCGCCGACCGAAGTGTCTGGTCCGGCGAGGCCACCCTGGTCGTCGCGCGCACCACGTCCGGCGACATCGGCGTCATGCCCGGTCACCAGCCGCTTCTCGGTGTGCTGGAATCGGGCCCGGTGACGATCCGCACGAGTGAGGGCGGCACCGTCATCGCCGCTGTGCACGGTGGATTCATCTCGTTCGCGGACGACAAGCTGTCGCTGCTGGCCGAGATCGCCGAGCTGGCCGACGAGATCGATGTCGAGCGCGCCGAGCGGGCGCTGGAACTCGCGAAGTCGGACGCGGACGCCGCTGCCCAGCGGCGTGCCGACGTGCGACTGCGCGCGGTGGCGGTGCGCTAG
- a CDS encoding STAS domain-containing protein has translation MHIRGDHAELVVGGRLDVRSAADARTVLHSAVDDGVGDLVLDLTELDSWDATGLGVIMGAHRRAGRTGRRLVLRGVPPQMQRLLVATRLHRILAIEGGIAAESLPRV, from the coding sequence ATGCACATCAGGGGCGACCACGCCGAGCTGGTCGTCGGGGGCCGCCTCGACGTCCGAAGCGCGGCGGACGCCCGTACGGTCCTGCACTCGGCCGTGGACGACGGAGTCGGCGACCTCGTGCTGGACCTGACCGAGCTGGACTCCTGGGACGCCACCGGACTCGGCGTCATCATGGGGGCCCACCGCCGGGCGGGACGGACCGGACGGCGCCTCGTGCTGCGCGGCGTGCCACCGCAGATGCAGCGCCTCCTGGTGGCCACCCGGCTGCACCGCATCCTGGCCATCGAGGGCGGCATCGCCGCGGAGTCGCTGCCGCGCGTCTAG
- the atpD gene encoding F0F1 ATP synthase subunit beta, translating into MTTTVETAAATGRVARVIGPVVDVEFPVDAMPEIYNALHIEVADPAEDGARKTLTLEVAQHLGDGMVRAISMQPTDGVVRQAPVTNTGTGITVPVGDITKGKVFNTLGQILNEPEAEAQITERWPIHRKAPAFDQLESKTEMFETGLKVVDLLTPYVKGGKIGLFGGAGVGKTVLIQEMIMRVAKLHDGVSVFAGVGERTREGNDLIDEMTESGVLEKTALVFGQMDEPPGTRLRVALSALTMAEYFRDVQKQDVLLFIDNIFRFTQAGSEVSTLLGRMPSAVGYQPTLADEMGVLQERITSTRGHSITSMQAIYVPADDLTDPAPATTFAHLDATTVLSRPISEKGIYPAVDPLDSTSRILDPRYISQDHYAAASRVKGILQKYKDLQDIIAILGIDELGEEDKLVVHRARRVERFLSQNTHAAKQFTGLDGSDVPLDESISAFNAICDGDYDHFPEQAFFMCGGLDDLKAKAKELGVS; encoded by the coding sequence ATGACGACGACAGTTGAGACGGCCGCTGCCACGGGCCGCGTCGCCCGGGTCATCGGCCCGGTCGTCGACGTGGAGTTCCCCGTCGACGCGATGCCGGAGATCTACAACGCCCTCCACATCGAGGTCGCCGACCCGGCCGAGGACGGCGCCCGCAAGACGCTGACCCTCGAAGTCGCCCAGCACCTGGGCGACGGCATGGTCCGCGCGATCTCGATGCAGCCCACCGACGGCGTGGTCCGCCAGGCCCCGGTGACCAACACGGGCACGGGCATCACCGTCCCCGTCGGTGACATCACCAAGGGCAAGGTGTTCAACACCCTCGGTCAGATCCTGAACGAGCCGGAGGCCGAGGCGCAGATCACCGAGCGCTGGCCGATCCACCGCAAGGCCCCGGCCTTCGACCAGCTCGAGTCGAAGACCGAGATGTTCGAGACCGGCCTGAAGGTCGTCGACCTGCTGACCCCGTACGTCAAGGGCGGCAAGATCGGTCTGTTCGGTGGTGCGGGCGTCGGCAAGACGGTCCTCATCCAGGAAATGATCATGCGTGTGGCGAAGCTGCACGACGGTGTGTCGGTGTTCGCCGGCGTCGGTGAGCGCACCCGTGAGGGCAACGACCTCATCGACGAGATGACCGAGTCGGGCGTTCTGGAGAAGACCGCGCTCGTCTTCGGCCAGATGGACGAGCCGCCGGGGACGCGTCTGCGCGTGGCCCTGTCCGCCCTGACCATGGCGGAGTACTTCCGCGATGTGCAGAAGCAGGACGTGCTGCTCTTCATCGACAACATCTTCCGCTTCACGCAGGCCGGCTCCGAGGTCTCCACGCTGCTCGGCCGCATGCCGTCCGCGGTGGGTTACCAGCCGACCCTGGCCGACGAGATGGGTGTGCTCCAGGAGCGCATCACCTCGACGCGTGGTCACTCGATCACCTCGATGCAGGCGATCTACGTCCCCGCGGACGACCTGACCGACCCGGCCCCGGCCACCACGTTCGCCCACCTCGACGCGACGACGGTTCTCTCCCGTCCGATCTCCGAGAAGGGCATCTACCCGGCCGTGGACCCGCTGGACTCCACGTCCCGCATCCTGGACCCGCGCTACATCTCGCAGGACCACTACGCCGCGGCCAGCCGCGTCAAGGGGATCCTCCAGAAGTACAAGGACCTCCAGGACATCATCGCGATCCTCGGTATCGACGAGCTGGGCGAGGAGGACAAGCTCGTTGTCCACCGTGCCCGTCGCGTCGAGCGCTTCCTGTCGCAGAACACCCACGCCGCCAAGCAGTTCACCGGCCTGGACGGTTCGGACGTTCCGCTCGACGAGTCGATCTCCGCGTTCAACGCGATCTGCGACGGGGACTACGACCACTTCCCCGAGCAGGCGTTCTTCATGTGCGGTGGCCTGGACGACCTGAAGGCCAAGGCCAAGGAGCTCGGCGTCTCCTGA
- a CDS encoding sensor histidine kinase — protein MLTSIRPDRDAVALACSGLLGGLLLWLLGLHTQGGRSFSAAWVTLVPLTAMAAAELLRRTAPRTALTVGTLALVADQFTWGNLATVLMFTDVMYAAVLYGPPAAARRLPVATLLITVASTIGFLAWFRKPEALLIGLVIGLVSFVPALTGVSVRTHRTSAEAARLAAAQTARLAEMDRTQAVIAERARMARELHDMVANHLSAVAIHSTAALSIDDPDTSRNALKVIRENSVEGLSEMRRLIGLLREGGEDQAPAAAPTLAALDSLVEQTNVNGTSGGLVCTLEDTREEAAGALPTPVELAAYRIVQESLTNALKHAAPGPVVVRIGRAGELLTVEVTSVFGSRPGPTAPGSGAGLVGMRERVTLLGGTFDAGAEPGDDSDRDGDGDSDGGGGGTKIWRVRAQLPVTEGTMRG, from the coding sequence GTGCTCACCTCGATCCGCCCCGACCGCGACGCGGTGGCCCTGGCCTGCTCCGGGCTGCTCGGGGGGCTGCTGCTGTGGCTGCTGGGCCTCCACACCCAGGGCGGCCGGTCCTTCTCCGCGGCCTGGGTCACCCTCGTACCGCTGACCGCCATGGCCGCGGCCGAGCTGCTGCGCCGCACCGCCCCGCGCACGGCACTGACGGTCGGCACACTCGCGCTGGTGGCGGACCAGTTCACCTGGGGCAACCTCGCCACCGTCCTGATGTTTACGGACGTCATGTACGCGGCCGTGCTGTACGGGCCCCCGGCCGCCGCCCGCCGCCTCCCGGTAGCCACGCTCCTGATCACCGTCGCGTCCACGATCGGCTTCCTGGCCTGGTTCCGTAAGCCTGAGGCACTGTTGATCGGCCTGGTCATCGGGCTGGTCTCCTTCGTCCCCGCCCTCACGGGCGTCAGCGTGCGCACCCACCGCACCTCCGCCGAAGCCGCCCGGCTGGCCGCCGCACAGACCGCGCGGCTGGCCGAGATGGACCGGACGCAGGCGGTGATCGCCGAGCGGGCCCGGATGGCCCGGGAGCTGCACGACATGGTGGCCAACCACCTTTCCGCCGTGGCGATCCACTCCACCGCCGCCCTGTCCATCGACGACCCGGACACCTCCCGGAACGCCCTGAAGGTGATCCGCGAGAACAGCGTCGAAGGGCTGTCGGAGATGCGCCGGCTGATCGGTCTGCTGCGGGAGGGCGGCGAGGACCAGGCCCCGGCCGCGGCCCCGACGCTCGCCGCCCTGGACAGCCTGGTCGAGCAGACGAACGTCAACGGGACGTCCGGCGGGCTGGTCTGCACCCTGGAGGACACCCGGGAGGAGGCGGCCGGGGCGCTGCCGACGCCGGTCGAGCTGGCCGCGTACCGGATCGTCCAGGAGTCCCTGACCAACGCCCTCAAACACGCCGCGCCCGGCCCGGTGGTGGTGCGGATCGGCCGGGCCGGGGAGCTGCTGACGGTCGAGGTGACCAGTGTGTTCGGCAGCCGCCCCGGCCCCACGGCGCCCGGTTCGGGGGCGGGCCTGGTGGGCATGCGGGAGCGGGTGACGCTGCTCGGCGGGACGTTCGACGCCGGGGCCGAGCCGGGAGACGACAGCGACCGCGACGGCGACGGCGACAGCGACGGTGGTGGCGGCGGGACCAAGATCTGGCGGGTGCGGGCTCAACTGCCCGTGACGGAAGGGACGATGCGGGGATGA
- a CDS encoding DUF2550 domain-containing protein has product MVLALWVGASVIVTVLLGLFVFGLRRRLIQRSGGTFDCSLRWDVSEEPDALGKGWVYGVARYSGDRVDWFRVFSYAPRPRRGLERSAIEVIARRLPEGEEELALLSDSVVLGCLHRGTRLELAMSEDALTGFLAWLEAAPPGQRVNVA; this is encoded by the coding sequence ATGGTCCTCGCGTTGTGGGTGGGCGCGTCCGTCATCGTCACGGTCCTGTTGGGACTGTTCGTCTTCGGCCTGCGCCGGAGGCTGATCCAGCGGTCCGGAGGGACCTTCGACTGCAGCCTGCGCTGGGACGTGTCGGAGGAACCCGATGCGCTCGGCAAGGGCTGGGTCTACGGGGTCGCCCGCTACAGCGGTGACCGCGTCGACTGGTTCCGGGTCTTCTCCTACGCTCCTCGCCCCCGCCGGGGCCTGGAGCGTTCTGCGATCGAGGTGATCGCCCGCCGGCTGCCGGAGGGCGAGGAGGAGCTCGCGCTCCTGTCCGACTCCGTCGTGCTCGGCTGTCTCCACCGCGGGACGCGCCTGGAGCTGGCGATGAGCGAGGACGCCCTGACCGGTTTCCTCGCCTGGCTGGAGGCGGCGCCGCCCGGCCAGCGGGTGAACGTGGCCTGA
- a CDS encoding response regulator, with the protein MTIRVLVAEDQAAVRAGLVLILSSAPDIEVVVEAGDGEAAVRLARELRPDLVLMDVQMPRLDGVAATRQVVEEGLADVLVLTTFDLDEYVFGALRAGASGFLLKNTDARDLLEAVRTVARGEGLIAPAVTRRLIAEFAGASPAPGRGTADPTVLDALTRREREVLGCLGEGLSNAEIALRLSMAEATVKTHVSRLLGKLELRSRVQAAVLAQELGIRATS; encoded by the coding sequence ATGACGATCCGGGTACTGGTCGCGGAGGACCAGGCGGCGGTGCGCGCGGGGCTGGTGCTGATCCTCTCCAGCGCGCCGGACATCGAGGTCGTCGTAGAGGCGGGGGACGGCGAGGCGGCGGTGCGCCTGGCGCGTGAACTCCGCCCGGACCTGGTGCTGATGGACGTGCAGATGCCGCGCCTCGACGGGGTGGCGGCGACGCGGCAGGTGGTCGAGGAAGGGCTCGCGGACGTCCTGGTGCTGACCACGTTCGATCTGGACGAGTACGTCTTCGGGGCGCTGCGCGCGGGGGCCTCCGGCTTTCTGCTGAAGAACACCGACGCCCGCGATCTGCTGGAGGCGGTACGGACGGTGGCGCGCGGCGAGGGGCTGATCGCCCCGGCCGTGACCCGGCGGCTGATCGCGGAGTTCGCGGGGGCGTCCCCCGCACCCGGCCGCGGGACGGCGGATCCGACGGTGCTGGACGCGCTCACCCGGCGCGAGCGCGAGGTGCTGGGGTGCCTGGGCGAGGGCCTGTCGAACGCGGAGATCGCGCTCCGCCTCTCGATGGCCGAGGCCACGGTGAAGACCCACGTCAGCAGGCTGCTGGGCAAGCTGGAGCTGCGCAGCCGGGTTCAGGCGGCGGTCCTGGCGCAGGAGTTGGGTATCCGGGCCACGTCCTGA
- a CDS encoding cob(I)yrinic acid a,c-diamide adenosyltransferase, giving the protein MVNLTRIYTRTGDQGTTALGDMSRTAKTDLRISAYADANEANAAIGTAISLGQLPEELVKVLVRVQNDLFDVGADLCTPVVEDPKYPPLRVEQSYIDKLEADCDTFLEELEKLRSFILPGGTPGAALLHQACTVVRRAERSTWAALEVHGESMNTLTATYLNRLSDLLFILARSANKEVGDVLWVPGGER; this is encoded by the coding sequence ATGGTCAATCTGACGCGCATCTACACCCGGACCGGCGACCAGGGCACCACGGCCCTCGGCGACATGAGCCGCACAGCCAAGACCGATCTGCGGATCTCGGCGTACGCGGACGCCAACGAGGCCAACGCGGCGATCGGGACCGCCATCTCGCTGGGGCAGCTGCCCGAGGAGCTGGTGAAGGTCCTCGTACGCGTCCAGAACGACCTCTTCGACGTGGGCGCGGACCTGTGCACCCCGGTGGTCGAGGACCCGAAGTACCCGCCGCTGCGGGTCGAGCAGTCCTACATCGACAAGCTGGAGGCGGACTGCGACACCTTCCTGGAGGAGCTGGAGAAGCTCCGCAGCTTCATCCTCCCGGGAGGTACGCCGGGGGCCGCCCTGCTGCACCAGGCGTGCACCGTGGTCCGGCGGGCCGAGCGGTCCACCTGGGCGGCGCTGGAGGTGCACGGGGAGTCGATGAACACGCTGACCGCCACCTACCTCAACCGCCTCTCCGACCTCCTGTTCATCCTGGCGCGGAGCGCGAACAAGGAGGTCGGGGACGTGCTGTGGGTGCCGGGCGGCGAGCGGTAG
- a CDS encoding 3-hydroxyacyl-CoA dehydrogenase family protein: MARKLAVIGAGLMGSGIAQVSAQAGWDVVLRDVTDAALTRGRDGITSSYDRFVSKGKLDAADAEAALARITTTTDLDAVADADIVVEAVFEKLEVKHEIFRTLDKVVGEHTVLASNTSAIPITKIAAVTERPERVVGVHFFSPVPMMQLCELVRGYKTSDETLATAREFAESVGKTCIVVNRDVAGFVTTRLISALVVEAAKLYESGVASAEDIDIACKLGFGHAMGPLATADLTGVDILLHATGNIYAESQDEKFAAPELMRRMVDAGDIGRKSGQGFYTY; encoded by the coding sequence GTGGCCAGGAAGCTCGCCGTCATCGGGGCCGGACTCATGGGATCCGGGATCGCGCAGGTCTCCGCCCAGGCGGGCTGGGACGTCGTGCTGCGGGACGTCACTGACGCCGCGCTGACCCGGGGTCGTGACGGGATCACGTCCTCGTACGACAGGTTCGTCTCCAAGGGCAAGCTGGACGCGGCCGACGCCGAGGCCGCGCTCGCCCGCATCACCACGACCACCGACCTCGACGCCGTGGCCGACGCGGACATCGTCGTGGAGGCCGTCTTCGAGAAGCTGGAAGTCAAGCACGAGATCTTCCGGACCCTGGACAAGGTCGTCGGCGAGCACACCGTCCTCGCCTCCAACACCTCCGCCATCCCGATCACCAAGATCGCGGCCGTGACGGAGCGTCCGGAGCGCGTCGTCGGCGTGCACTTCTTCTCCCCGGTCCCGATGATGCAGCTCTGCGAGCTGGTGCGCGGCTACAAGACCAGCGACGAAACCCTCGCGACCGCCCGGGAGTTCGCCGAGTCGGTCGGCAAGACCTGCATCGTCGTCAACCGGGACGTGGCGGGCTTCGTCACCACCCGGCTGATCTCGGCGCTCGTCGTCGAGGCCGCCAAGCTGTACGAGTCGGGCGTGGCCTCGGCCGAGGACATCGACATCGCCTGCAAGCTGGGCTTCGGCCACGCCATGGGCCCGCTCGCCACCGCGGACCTGACCGGCGTCGACATCCTGCTGCACGCCACCGGCAACATCTACGCCGAGTCGCAGGACGAGAAGTTCGCCGCCCCGGAGCTGATGCGCCGGATGGTCGACGCGGGTGACATCGGACGCAAGAGCGGGCAGGGCTTCTACACGTACTGA